Part of the Hevea brasiliensis isolate MT/VB/25A 57/8 chromosome 16, ASM3005281v1, whole genome shotgun sequence genome is shown below.
ATTATCGTTTGTTACTGGGCGTCTGATTCACATTCAATAAAAACCAAAAATGCCACTATTTATTGCCTCTCTTTAATTTAAAGGAATAAAAAAGatctaaatattaaatttattttatgccATAAAGGTTatatcattaaaatttaaaacgTAGATAATTTGTATTTTTAGtgctttaaaattataaaataacgaTTATCATAATGAACTGCCATgacatttttatcattttatatctaaccattaatttaataattatttttatttaatattttactttaaactattatatgtatatagaaaataattaataattattaaaataattaatattactaaaCAGAAATTAAAAGAACGTACTCGATTTCAAAAACAGTCAAAGCAGGCTAGGGAGTGGTTACAATTTCATTGATTTATTCCAAAAAGCACAAAGGCCTGGAAAAGTAAGACCAGAAATTTCATTTTAGCCGACTTAGAAAATATCCTATAGTACATTAAAGGCAACGACTTTTGTGGCGGTGCCTGGGGGAATAGGTCACAAATTTTTTGGACAGGGCACTATAAATGGGACATGAAGCTTCCGCTTCTTCTGCACTCAACATTAACAGTCCATAGTTTCATTTCCTTTTCTCTCAGTTTGTTATCAGATTTCTGCTGTACTAATTAAGAAGGGGAAAGGAAAAAATTAGCATAAGAATGGCCTCTCCTTTATCTTTTTCTTGTATGGTTTTGAAATTATTGTTTCTGATTTTCTCAAGCTTGCCATGTCAAGCACAACTTTCTTCCAATTTCTATGACAATACGTGTCCTAATGCATTGAGTACTATTAAGTCAGCTATTGATGCTGCAGTCTCGAGTGAGCAGAGAATGGCTGCTTCGCTCATTCGCCTTCATTTCCATGACTGCTTTGTTCAGGTAGTTCACAACAAATATACTTTGGTGGAGAAACTCTACTTCATTTGTTTAGATTCGGTTTATTATAGATGCATCTATATAATAATAGTTCTGCCTCACATGTTTATATCTTGAGTCAATCATAATCTAAGTTTAGATAAAATTTTCCgccataattaatatatttatttttgacATCTGCTGGAGATTAATGTAATTAACTTGGCATTAATTGCAGGGTTGTGATGGCTCCATTTTGCTGGAAGATACAGCCTCATTTACTGGCGAGAGAACTGCTCGCAACAATGATCAATCTGTCAGAGGTTTCGAAGTCATAGATGATGCCAAGGCTCAAGTGGAAAGCATATGTCCTGGAATTGTTTCTTGTGCTGATATTCTTGCAGTCGCAGCTCGCGATGCATCTGTCGCTGTAAGTTTCTCCAAACTTCCTACGCAAAGAATGTTATATAGCATATGGCAATCTAATAATTAGTATATACTGATATGTTCTGCATATATAAAAAACAGGTTGGTGGACCATCTTGGACAGTAAATCTTGGAAGAAGAGACTCTACCACTGCTAGCAGAAGTCTAGCTGATAGCGACCTTCCTGCCTTTTCAGATAGCCTCGACAGGCTCATTTCTTTGTTCGGAAACAAAGGTTTAAATGAAAGAGATATGGTTGCCCTTTCAGGTTTGTGCGTCAAGAATTCCAATTCTTCTATACATGCATGCGTAGAATTACATTAAGATGGCTAAAAACTAAAAACTTCATTGGAAAACTTACAGGAGCACATACAATTGGACAAGCTAGATGTTTGACCTTCCGTGGTAGGATTTACAATAACGCAAGTGATATAGATCCTGATTTTGCTAGCACCCGACAAAGCCAATGTCCAACTGACGAAAGTGGTGATGGAAATCTTGCACCACTTGATTTGGTGACACCCAATACTTTCGACAACAACTACTACTCGAATCTTATTGCAAGAAGAGGACTTCTTCAATCAGATCAGGTGCTTTTCAGTGGCGGATCTACAGATAGCATTGTTAACGAGTATAGCACAGACTCTTCATCTTTTAATTCTGATTTTGCATCAGCCATGGTAAAGATGGGAAATATAGACCCCCTCACCGGTTCTCAAGGAGAGATTCGCAGGGTTTGCACTGCtatcaactaatttctcaacGAATCACTCAAATAGTGTCGTTGGTGTATTCTTTGTATATGTGTTTACTATACATTCTGCAATAAATGGTGGCGCAAAATTATTAGTAGCTTAAGAACTGTTCCACTTTAGGCATATTTCTCATTCATGTACTTTTAGCTGAAGTGTGATTAGACTTTCTCTCCCTCCCCATCTctacctcccccccccccccctctttcaTCGCCTCTTGTCCTGAAACAGGAAGATATTGTATTTTTCTGTGTTAAATTGCCTATATTATTTTGCAAATTAGTATCATCAGAAACTTCTCAAGCACTATTAATTAACCGGCCAATTTATTACCTTGCATATATGAACTAATTGAAAACATATACCCTGTTTACACATATATGCAAATAATTGTCCTCAAAAACAATGTGTATGACATTGCTTTACTG
Proteins encoded:
- the LOC110642371 gene encoding lignin-forming anionic peroxidase-like, with the protein product MASPLSFSCMVLKLLFLIFSSLPCQAQLSSNFYDNTCPNALSTIKSAIDAAVSSEQRMAASLIRLHFHDCFVQGCDGSILLEDTASFTGERTARNNDQSVRGFEVIDDAKAQVESICPGIVSCADILAVAARDASVAVGGPSWTVNLGRRDSTTASRSLADSDLPAFSDSLDRLISLFGNKGLNERDMVALSGAHTIGQARCLTFRGRIYNNASDIDPDFASTRQSQCPTDESGDGNLAPLDLVTPNTFDNNYYSNLIARRGLLQSDQVLFSGGSTDSIVNEYSTDSSSFNSDFASAMVKMGNIDPLTGSQGEIRRVCTAIN